One genomic window of Actinomycetota bacterium includes the following:
- a CDS encoding cupin domain-containing protein — MTDHDGTEALDFRPSLRQTMFITGVSEETDGRISRVEIELEGDQGGPPKHVHPQQREIYTVEEGELTVTLDGDRHVVPAGESIEIPAGSLHGFANPSDQPVRFTADHRPALRFEEYIRLVHRTVQGRKATLPVIMRIVRIESSYPETILPPPGPPRLVSKVLAGLGKLAGFPTGEELTASS; from the coding sequence ATGACGGACCACGACGGCACCGAGGCGCTGGACTTCCGCCCATCACTGCGGCAGACGATGTTCATCACCGGCGTGTCGGAGGAGACCGACGGCAGGATCTCGCGGGTCGAGATCGAACTCGAGGGGGACCAGGGGGGCCCGCCCAAGCACGTGCATCCACAGCAGCGTGAGATCTACACCGTCGAGGAGGGCGAGCTGACCGTCACGCTCGATGGCGACCGGCACGTCGTGCCGGCGGGCGAGTCGATCGAGATCCCCGCCGGTTCCTTGCACGGGTTCGCCAACCCCTCGGACCAGCCGGTTCGCTTCACCGCCGACCATCGGCCGGCCCTTCGGTTCGAGGAGTACATCCGCCTCGTGCACCGCACGGTCCAGGGCAGGAAGGCCACCCTCCCGGTGATCATGCGCATCGTCCGCATCGAGAGCTCCTACCCCGAGACGATCCTGCCGCCCCCCGGGCCACCCCGGCTGGTCAGCAAGGTACTCGCGGGGCTGGGGAAGCTGGCGGGTTTCCCGACCGGCGAGGAACTCACGGCGTCGAGCTGA
- a CDS encoding cell wall-binding repeat-containing protein → MSHPPSTTRLLVVTLTLVILGGIVLVTTAAAETVEVQAVSNFRFTPATVEVEVADRVVWRNTDSKGHTVTSTSDDGATFDQLLKPGESFTLTFTETGTVDYFCRFDVDKGMVGKVTVTTASGREVDRLAGPGRVETAVEISRYQFPNGAPEVYLADKELNPDALVGGSLTLGPILLVPACGDVPEVVLDEIRRLRPARVVALGGEARVCDETLQQAATA, encoded by the coding sequence ATGTCTCACCCGCCCTCGACGACCAGGCTCCTCGTCGTCACCCTGACCCTCGTGATCCTCGGTGGGATCGTCCTCGTAACCACCGCGGCAGCCGAGACGGTCGAGGTCCAGGCGGTGTCGAACTTCCGCTTCACGCCGGCAACCGTGGAGGTGGAGGTCGCCGACCGCGTGGTGTGGAGGAACACCGACTCGAAGGGGCACACGGTCACGTCCACCTCGGACGACGGCGCGACCTTCGATCAACTCCTCAAGCCCGGCGAGAGCTTCACCCTCACGTTCACCGAGACCGGGACCGTCGACTACTTCTGCCGCTTCGACGTCGACAAGGGCATGGTCGGGAAGGTCACGGTCACGACGGCGAGCGGCCGCGAGGTCGATCGGCTGGCCGGCCCGGGTCGCGTGGAGACCGCGGTGGAGATCTCGCGGTACCAGTTCCCCAACGGCGCCCCGGAGGTCTACCTCGCCGACAAGGAGCTGAACCCCGACGCCCTGGTAGGCGGGTCGTTGACGCTCGGGCCGATCCTGCTCGTGCCCGCATGCGGTGACGTACCCGAGGTCGTGCTCGACGAGATCCGGCGCCTGCGGCCCGCGAGGGTGGTCGCCCTGGGGGGCGAGGCCCGGGTGTGCGACGAGACGCTGCAGCAAGCAGCCACCGCTTGA
- a CDS encoding cell wall-binding repeat-containing protein: MGTGSQRILSRRSLLRNGVVAGLGLSAFRPVALAADGDSAATADLGYSCDLAGVSASRFQLATASLTPFERALVLPEVLAPRRSDATTDQYDVTMRVAEQAVVPGAGPTTIWGYEGTWPGPTIVARVDRTVEITQHNQLDVPTSIHLHGAHVPPDMDGHPNDLIDPRAAKLYRYHNDQLGATLWYHDHVEHATGHNVYQGLAALYLLLDELEEELGLPRFDPDPSLTRDVPLVIQDRSFQADGQLVPFDSYPGVSGHTGLLGDTIVVNGVPHPRFEVGRARYRFRMVNGSNARVYELALSDGAPLLQIATDGGLLPRPVRRSSIELYPAERAEVVIDFSAYAKGTEIVLENRTAGASGTLRQVLRFDVVRDEPDPSAALTPTTTLRPREDLPAPTVTRDLEFTLDDSGFWVIDGKRFDPQRVDQIVKHGAVERWRLHAPADLSPMSHPVHLHLIMFQVLARNGRPTPEWERGWKDTIPVHPGDTVEIVARFEGHTGTYVYHCHNLEHEDHDMMAQLQIVDLPRLGGLDRIETAATVSAAAFPDGAPVAFVATGQSFADALAGGPVAALRGGPVLLTGDRLPDATRAELQRLGPGEVIILGGERAVTGAVEADLAAAGDWHISRTGGDDRYGTAAALAMQHFGSGVTVAYVATGMDFADALAAGVPAALGGGPVLLVRPDAVPDATGQALRALQPQRLYVLGGTRAVSRDVEEQLRSSVAGPVDRLAGDDRYGTAAAVVRQTFTETGGTVYVASGVAFPDALAGVPAAARVKAPVLPVRPDAIPAAIATELRRLEPARIVLLGGPAAVSEQVERELADFLP; encoded by the coding sequence GTGGGGACAGGGAGCCAGCGCATCCTCTCTCGTCGTTCACTGCTGCGCAACGGGGTCGTGGCCGGGCTCGGCCTGTCGGCGTTCCGCCCGGTGGCGCTGGCCGCCGACGGCGACTCAGCGGCCACAGCCGATCTCGGGTACAGCTGCGATCTCGCGGGGGTGTCCGCGTCTCGGTTTCAGCTCGCGACCGCATCGCTGACACCGTTCGAGCGGGCGTTGGTGTTGCCGGAGGTCCTGGCCCCACGGCGGTCCGATGCGACGACGGACCAGTACGACGTCACCATGCGCGTCGCGGAGCAGGCCGTGGTACCGGGGGCGGGGCCGACGACGATCTGGGGCTACGAGGGCACGTGGCCGGGACCGACCATCGTCGCGCGGGTCGACCGGACGGTCGAGATCACCCAGCACAACCAGCTAGACGTTCCCACCTCGATCCACCTCCACGGCGCCCACGTCCCACCCGACATGGACGGCCACCCCAACGATCTCATCGACCCCCGCGCCGCGAAGCTCTACCGCTACCACAACGATCAGCTCGGGGCGACGCTGTGGTACCACGACCACGTCGAGCACGCCACGGGGCACAACGTCTACCAAGGCCTGGCGGCGTTGTACCTGCTGCTCGACGAGCTCGAGGAGGAACTCGGCCTGCCGCGCTTCGACCCCGACCCCTCCCTGACGCGCGACGTGCCGCTGGTCATCCAGGACCGCAGCTTCCAGGCGGACGGGCAGCTCGTCCCGTTCGACTCCTACCCCGGCGTCAGCGGTCACACCGGCCTGCTCGGCGACACGATCGTCGTCAACGGCGTGCCCCACCCCCGCTTCGAGGTCGGCCGGGCCCGCTACCGCTTCCGCATGGTCAACGGCTCCAACGCGCGTGTCTACGAGCTCGCGCTCTCGGACGGGGCGCCGCTGCTGCAGATCGCCACGGACGGTGGGCTGTTGCCCCGCCCCGTGCGCCGGAGCAGCATCGAGCTGTACCCCGCCGAGCGCGCCGAGGTCGTCATCGACTTCTCCGCGTACGCCAAGGGCACCGAGATCGTGCTCGAGAACCGCACCGCGGGCGCGTCGGGCACGCTACGGCAGGTGCTGCGTTTCGACGTGGTCCGCGACGAACCGGATCCCTCCGCGGCCCTGACGCCCACCACGACGCTGCGACCCCGCGAGGATCTGCCGGCACCGACGGTCACCCGCGACCTCGAGTTCACGCTCGACGACAGCGGCTTCTGGGTCATCGACGGCAAACGCTTCGATCCCCAGCGGGTCGACCAGATCGTCAAGCACGGCGCCGTCGAACGCTGGCGCCTGCACGCACCTGCGGACCTCTCGCCGATGAGCCACCCCGTCCACCTGCATCTGATCATGTTCCAGGTGCTCGCACGCAACGGACGCCCGACTCCAGAGTGGGAGCGCGGCTGGAAGGACACCATCCCGGTCCACCCCGGCGACACCGTCGAGATCGTCGCCCGCTTCGAGGGGCACACCGGCACGTACGTCTACCACTGCCACAACCTCGAGCACGAGGACCACGACATGATGGCGCAGCTGCAGATCGTCGACCTGCCGCGCCTGGGCGGCCTCGACCGTATCGAGACGGCCGCCACCGTCTCGGCAGCCGCGTTCCCGGACGGCGCACCGGTGGCGTTCGTAGCCACGGGGCAGAGCTTCGCCGACGCGCTCGCCGGGGGGCCGGTCGCCGCCCTGCGCGGAGGCCCCGTGCTGTTGACGGGGGATCGCCTCCCCGACGCGACCCGCGCCGAACTGCAGCGTCTCGGCCCTGGCGAGGTCATCATCCTCGGTGGTGAGCGAGCGGTGACCGGGGCGGTCGAGGCGGACCTGGCCGCTGCAGGCGACTGGCACATCAGCCGCACGGGAGGCGACGACCGGTACGGCACGGCCGCCGCGCTCGCGATGCAGCACTTCGGATCGGGTGTAACGGTCGCCTACGTCGCCACGGGGATGGACTTCGCGGACGCGCTCGCGGCCGGCGTGCCGGCAGCACTCGGTGGCGGCCCGGTCCTGCTCGTGCGCCCCGACGCGGTCCCGGATGCCACAGGGCAGGCGCTGCGTGCGCTGCAGCCTCAACGCCTGTACGTGCTCGGAGGTACCCGCGCCGTCTCCCGCGATGTCGAGGAGCAGCTGCGCAGCTCCGTTGCGGGGCCTGTCGACCGTCTCGCCGGTGACGATCGGTACGGGACCGCCGCTGCCGTCGTCCGGCAGACGTTCACCGAGACGGGTGGGACCGTCTACGTCGCCAGCGGCGTGGCCTTCCCCGACGCGCTCGCGGGTGTCCCCGCGGCCGCGCGCGTGAAGGCACCCGTGCTGCCGGTGCGCCCCGACGCCATCCCCGCCGCCATCGCGACCGAGCTGCGCCGCCTCGAGCCGGCACGGATCGTCCTGCTCGGGGGCCCCGCGGCTGTTTCGGAACAGGTCGAACGCGAGCTCGCCGACTTCCTGCCCTGA
- a CDS encoding CHRD domain-containing protein, which yields MRRMSIVIATATLVSSLLVALPVAAAGSRAVVRDFAFDPDPIVVKAGGTVVWDWAGAEPHTVTGSDFSFDSGTRYRGDTYAVTFTEPGIVPYFCKFHGDPEGEGMAGTVIVEPTRASMISGDTNIDRALNWSRWGFDDGSAPTVLLARNDVFADSLSSGPAQGALGAPLLLTLNDRVVRGVEEELTRLGAQQVILLGGPEALQPQVEARLVELGYRTRRVFGDTRLTTATATAAAFFPSASQAIIARAWEEPGRDQSQAFADSLGAGALGANLGIPVLLSRTEALSPETSDYLSRSGIRSVIIAGGPDALSDDVEEDLRGLGLDVDRAGGETRFETATELFLRSQAAEHADDFVGGMHRLVLIEAMDENAWAAGFPAAAHTTGASGLLLVRSRTADTGANDTTLDGVAFQALMGGRPHVVCGPNLASTSCAQAQTASNSGPFFGPRTRLALMTGEAEVDDEGDPSGLAGAGGAGDVRGTPDGGALCYSWFSDVPEPVAAAHVHEGAEGVNGPPVVPLLVSPGLFGDPYGCTFGIDEAVVADILANPGGYYLNLHTESFPGGAVRGQLLEPSFLAGSFTTAEEAGVEGLPFAGGFGFFVGNADDPTELCYFTFAFGTTGDPTAQHIHDVETGGVVVPLETPEKREFSPEDVFYVAWDCAEGLDEATVAAIGATPSDYYLNVHTEANPGGELKGLLFTPDPPHDAPVKRMSMSAFTR from the coding sequence ATGCGGAGGATGTCGATCGTCATCGCCACGGCCACGTTGGTCAGCTCGTTGCTGGTCGCGCTGCCGGTCGCCGCGGCAGGCTCACGTGCCGTGGTGCGCGACTTCGCCTTCGATCCCGACCCGATCGTGGTCAAGGCGGGTGGCACCGTCGTGTGGGACTGGGCGGGAGCCGAGCCGCACACGGTCACCGGGTCCGACTTCAGCTTCGACTCGGGGACGCGCTACCGCGGCGACACCTACGCGGTGACGTTCACCGAGCCCGGGATCGTGCCCTACTTCTGCAAGTTCCACGGCGATCCCGAGGGCGAGGGTATGGCGGGGACGGTCATCGTCGAACCGACCCGAGCCAGCATGATCAGCGGCGACACCAACATCGATCGCGCGCTCAACTGGAGCCGGTGGGGCTTCGACGACGGTTCCGCCCCCACGGTGCTGCTGGCGCGCAACGACGTCTTCGCCGACTCGCTGAGTTCCGGGCCGGCGCAGGGTGCTCTCGGGGCGCCGCTGCTGCTGACGCTCAACGATCGGGTCGTGCGGGGCGTCGAGGAGGAGCTGACGCGGCTGGGGGCGCAACAGGTCATCCTGCTCGGCGGTCCCGAGGCGCTGCAGCCTCAGGTCGAGGCACGGCTCGTGGAGCTGGGCTACCGCACGCGTCGCGTGTTCGGCGACACGCGCCTGACCACGGCGACGGCGACGGCGGCAGCGTTCTTCCCGAGCGCGAGCCAGGCCATCATCGCTCGCGCCTGGGAGGAGCCGGGGCGCGACCAGAGCCAGGCCTTCGCCGACTCGCTCGGCGCCGGGGCGCTGGGCGCGAACCTCGGCATCCCGGTGCTGCTGTCGCGGACCGAGGCGCTGTCGCCCGAGACGAGCGACTACCTGAGTAGATCCGGCATCCGCTCGGTCATCATCGCGGGTGGCCCCGACGCGCTCAGCGACGACGTCGAGGAGGACCTGCGCGGGCTGGGCCTCGACGTGGATCGAGCTGGCGGTGAGACGCGCTTCGAGACCGCCACCGAGCTGTTCCTCCGGTCCCAGGCGGCGGAGCACGCGGACGACTTCGTGGGTGGCATGCACCGGCTGGTGCTCATCGAGGCGATGGACGAGAACGCGTGGGCCGCGGGCTTCCCGGCCGCGGCGCACACCACCGGGGCGTCCGGTCTGCTGCTCGTGCGGTCCCGGACCGCGGACACCGGCGCCAACGACACGACCCTCGATGGTGTCGCGTTCCAGGCGCTCATGGGTGGCCGACCCCACGTCGTGTGCGGCCCGAACCTGGCGAGCACGAGCTGCGCACAGGCGCAGACCGCTTCCAACAGCGGACCGTTCTTCGGCCCCCGGACGCGCTTGGCCCTGATGACCGGCGAAGCCGAGGTCGACGACGAGGGCGATCCCTCTGGACTGGCCGGTGCGGGAGGCGCGGGTGACGTGCGCGGCACGCCGGACGGCGGGGCGCTCTGCTACAGCTGGTTCAGCGACGTGCCGGAGCCGGTCGCGGCCGCACACGTCCACGAGGGTGCCGAGGGTGTCAATGGTCCACCGGTGGTGCCGCTGCTGGTGAGCCCAGGTCTGTTCGGTGACCCCTACGGGTGCACCTTCGGTATCGACGAGGCGGTGGTGGCCGACATCCTGGCCAACCCCGGCGGCTACTACCTCAACCTGCACACCGAGTCGTTCCCCGGCGGCGCGGTGCGTGGCCAGCTCCTCGAGCCGTCGTTCCTCGCCGGGTCGTTCACCACAGCTGAAGAGGCCGGCGTGGAGGGCCTGCCCTTCGCGGGTGGGTTCGGGTTCTTCGTCGGCAACGCCGACGACCCGACCGAGCTGTGCTACTTCACGTTCGCCTTCGGGACGACCGGTGACCCGACCGCGCAGCACATCCACGACGTCGAAACCGGTGGTGTGGTGGTGCCGCTGGAGACACCGGAGAAGCGTGAGTTCTCGCCCGAGGACGTGTTCTACGTGGCCTGGGACTGCGCCGAGGGCCTCGACGAGGCCACGGTCGCCGCGATCGGTGCCACGCCCAGCGACTACTACCTGAACGTGCACACCGAGGCGAACCCCGGCGGCGAGCTGAAGGGCCTGCTCTTCACGCCGGATCCACCCCACGACGCTCCGGTCAAGCGGATGTCGATGTCGGCGTTCACGCGGTGA
- the tadA gene encoding tRNA adenosine(34) deaminase TadA has product MIAVSNAAHDSSTRRSRSTSPPIRGPPPAPPIFRASNGISCYLTAQRACPPRGAGVRPSRGRPRLDHASYVRTALEEARLAAAHGDIPIGAVVVHEREVIARAHNRREVDQDPTAHAELLALREAARRLGRWRLDGCTLYVTLEPCAMCAGATVLARIDRLVFGADDPKAGAAGALWDIPRDPRLNHRVEVVRGVEAETCGALLADFFAERRRETTP; this is encoded by the coding sequence ATGATCGCGGTGAGCAACGCGGCCCACGACAGCAGCACCCGACGGTCGCGATCCACGTCCCCTCCGATCCGAGGCCCCCCACCCGCTCCACCGATTTTTCGTGCATCTAACGGTATCTCATGCTATCTCACCGCGCAACGCGCGTGTCCCCCGCGCGGTGCCGGTGTGCGACCATCACGCGGGAGGCCACGGTTGGATCACGCGTCGTACGTCCGTACCGCGCTCGAGGAAGCGAGGCTGGCGGCCGCCCACGGTGACATCCCCATCGGGGCGGTCGTCGTCCACGAGCGCGAGGTGATCGCGCGGGCTCACAACCGGCGCGAGGTGGACCAGGACCCCACCGCCCACGCCGAGCTGCTCGCCTTGCGCGAGGCCGCGCGTCGGCTGGGGCGCTGGCGGCTCGACGGCTGCACGCTCTACGTCACGCTCGAGCCGTGCGCGATGTGCGCGGGCGCGACCGTGCTCGCCCGCATCGACCGGCTCGTCTTCGGGGCTGACGATCCCAAGGCCGGCGCGGCCGGGGCGCTGTGGGACATCCCCCGTGACCCGCGGCTCAACCACCGGGTCGAGGTCGTGCGGGGCGTCGAGGCGGAGACGTGCGGGGCGTTGCTGGCCGACTTCTTCGCCGAACGCAGACGCGAGACCACACCCTGA
- a CDS encoding AMP-binding protein: MGEHHLARLAEASRERHPGEGTLLYEGQRFDAPTLWDRILRAAGGFKALGIAPGERVVVLMANCPEVGIAYNALWRIGAVITPVIFLLPPEGIRHALLDAEASAVVTTPEFVTNVRAAAEGVPTLRHVIVAGDTDDEGAIAYADLEQHDPVPITDRADDDLAALMYTGGTTGRSKGVMLTHENLWYCGRSGHLASYIPDLNRVIVPLPLAHAFGLIVTVIGLHSTEPRDTVLMRWFDAAGFLQLVEQERCERATLVPAMLQLLLQQPLEDHDLSSWATINVGSAPLPLEVATEFERRVPSLTIYEGYGLTESGGIVTTNRPGARKLGTVGTPIDGYEVRVVDDDGNDVDAGQPGEVIFRSRGTMSGYWRSPEATEQTIVDGWVHSGDIGVLDEDGYLSIVDRKKDLIIRAGFNVYPRDVEDALVEHPAVAMAGVVGAPDEAKGEEVVAFVSLAPGAQADADELVAWAREHIGGYRYPREVRVIDAIPLTPIGKTDRRALRARLSS; the protein is encoded by the coding sequence GTGGGTGAGCACCACCTCGCGCGGCTCGCCGAGGCGTCGCGCGAGCGACATCCCGGCGAGGGCACGCTGCTGTACGAGGGACAGCGGTTCGACGCACCGACGCTCTGGGACCGTATCCTGCGCGCGGCCGGAGGCTTCAAGGCCCTCGGCATCGCCCCGGGTGAACGGGTCGTGGTGCTCATGGCGAACTGCCCGGAGGTGGGCATCGCCTACAACGCCCTGTGGCGCATCGGGGCGGTGATCACCCCGGTCATCTTCCTGCTCCCCCCGGAGGGGATCCGCCACGCGCTGCTCGACGCCGAGGCGTCCGCGGTCGTGACCACACCGGAGTTCGTGACGAACGTGCGCGCCGCAGCCGAGGGCGTGCCGACGCTGCGGCACGTGATCGTGGCCGGCGACACCGACGACGAGGGTGCCATCGCCTACGCCGACCTGGAGCAGCACGATCCCGTGCCGATCACCGACCGCGCTGACGACGACCTCGCCGCGCTGATGTACACGGGCGGCACGACCGGACGGTCGAAGGGCGTCATGCTCACCCACGAGAACCTGTGGTACTGCGGCCGCTCGGGCCACCTCGCCAGCTACATCCCCGACCTCAACCGGGTGATCGTCCCTCTGCCGCTGGCGCACGCGTTCGGCCTGATCGTCACCGTGATCGGTCTTCACAGCACCGAGCCGCGCGACACCGTGCTGATGCGGTGGTTCGACGCCGCCGGTTTCCTGCAGCTGGTCGAGCAGGAGCGCTGTGAGCGGGCCACGTTGGTGCCCGCGATGCTTCAGCTGCTGCTGCAGCAGCCCCTCGAGGACCACGACCTGTCGTCCTGGGCGACCATCAACGTCGGATCCGCCCCGCTGCCACTCGAGGTCGCGACCGAGTTCGAGCGGCGTGTTCCATCGCTGACGATCTACGAGGGCTACGGCCTGACCGAGTCTGGCGGCATCGTGACCACCAACCGCCCCGGCGCACGCAAGCTCGGCACCGTCGGCACCCCCATCGACGGCTACGAGGTCCGTGTGGTCGACGACGACGGCAACGACGTCGATGCAGGCCAGCCCGGCGAGGTGATCTTCCGCTCGCGGGGAACGATGTCCGGCTACTGGCGCTCACCCGAAGCGACCGAGCAGACCATCGTCGACGGCTGGGTCCACAGCGGCGACATCGGCGTCCTCGACGAGGACGGCTACCTCTCCATCGTCGACCGCAAGAAGGACCTGATCATCCGCGCCGGGTTCAACGTCTACCCCCGTGATGTCGAGGACGCCCTCGTCGAACACCCTGCGGTGGCCATGGCCGGCGTGGTCGGTGCGCCCGACGAGGCCAAGGGCGAGGAGGTGGTGGCGTTCGTGTCGCTGGCGCCGGGCGCGCAGGCGGACGCCGACGAGCTCGTCGCGTGGGCACGTGAGCACATCGGCGGCTACCGCTACCCGCGCGAGGTCCGCGTGATCGATGCGATCCCGCTCACTCCGATCGGCAAGACCGACCGCAGGGCGCTCCGGGCCCGCCTGAGTTCCTGA
- a CDS encoding site-2 protease family protein produces MFQRAVTLGEVRGIPVRVDPSWLIIAALVAFSFWRQFTFYGHPDVAAVAMSLLTAILFFVSVLVHELAHALEAQQRGVEVGGITLFLFGGVTEMHLEAKRPRDEFALAAVGPYASLVLAAVFGLVAAYANTYGPAAAAPIGDIAGLLGWINVGLAVFNLLPGAPLDGGRVLRSGLWALTRDRVRAMRLAGRAGQLLAIALMTYGALLLLTVPGGAFTGIWFALIAWFMLQAASTEVAQADVRGLVADRTIGAIVHASAPRVPASHSVAVAEARLAAEGHLAFPVEDDGEVVGALLAEDVAAMDPQDRTFRLVSEIMRPLDDVPIVSEDTPILDVLSTPAPDDTGLLLVRRDDGDVLLTRLDIARALARLRSLERKRRP; encoded by the coding sequence ATGTTCCAACGTGCAGTGACCCTGGGTGAGGTACGCGGCATCCCCGTCCGCGTCGATCCCTCTTGGCTCATCATCGCGGCGCTGGTCGCGTTCAGCTTCTGGCGACAGTTCACCTTCTACGGCCATCCGGACGTGGCCGCCGTGGCCATGTCCCTGCTGACCGCGATCCTCTTCTTCGTCTCGGTGCTCGTGCACGAGCTCGCCCATGCCCTGGAGGCGCAGCAGCGGGGCGTCGAGGTCGGCGGCATCACGCTGTTCCTGTTCGGGGGCGTAACCGAGATGCACCTCGAGGCGAAGCGTCCCCGCGACGAGTTCGCCCTCGCCGCGGTCGGTCCGTACGCGAGCCTGGTGCTCGCGGCCGTGTTCGGCCTCGTCGCGGCGTACGCCAACACCTACGGACCCGCCGCTGCCGCACCGATCGGGGACATCGCCGGGCTGCTCGGCTGGATCAACGTGGGACTCGCCGTCTTCAACCTGCTCCCCGGAGCACCGCTGGACGGCGGACGCGTGCTGCGGTCCGGGTTGTGGGCGCTCACGCGTGACCGCGTACGCGCCATGCGCCTGGCCGGACGTGCGGGTCAGCTCCTCGCGATCGCGCTGATGACGTACGGGGCGTTGCTTCTGCTGACGGTGCCCGGCGGGGCGTTCACGGGCATCTGGTTCGCGCTGATCGCCTGGTTCATGCTCCAGGCCGCCAGCACCGAGGTGGCCCAAGCCGACGTCCGTGGTCTCGTCGCGGACCGCACCATCGGCGCGATCGTGCACGCCTCGGCCCCGCGTGTCCCGGCGTCTCACTCGGTCGCCGTCGCGGAGGCGCGCCTGGCCGCAGAGGGCCATCTCGCGTTCCCGGTGGAGGACGACGGCGAGGTCGTCGGGGCGCTGCTCGCCGAGGACGTCGCCGCGATGGACCCCCAGGACCGCACGTTCCGTCTCGTGAGCGAGATCATGCGTCCGCTCGACGACGTACCGATCGTGTCGGAGGACACCCCGATCCTCGATGTGCTGTCGACGCCAGCGCCGGACGACACCGGGCTGCTGCTCGTCCGCCGGGACGATGGCGACGTGCTGCTGACCCGGCTGGACATCGCACGTGCCCTCGCGCGGTTGCGATCGCTCGAGAGGAAGCGCCGCCCGTGA
- a CDS encoding PDZ domain-containing protein, with product MSRRFLYLLSAAVIVWAGLIVPLPLSAVAPGTAPSIPPLLDIGSETTPMNGDIKLLTVVVSQPSVIEAAIAWWDDDVELNQRRTFIPEGFTRQEYFELERQEFQQSGTIATVVAMQLAGHEVVVRTRPVVAGVIPQSPADGVLQPGDLILEVNGEEVETADELATKSRRAETGESIELHVRRGEDDREVSVTAAQVRGMTRPGIGVFVDTIVSDLELPFEVALDPDIRIGGPSAGMMIAVTIYDLVSEDDIAAGRVIVGTGEVLPDGSVGSIGGIREKVRSALDAGADVLVVPEQQFEAARATAPEDLEIIGVANVREAIEALGGTPN from the coding sequence GTGAGCCGTCGCTTCCTGTACCTGCTGTCGGCTGCGGTGATCGTGTGGGCGGGCCTGATCGTGCCGCTGCCGCTGTCCGCGGTCGCTCCCGGCACCGCGCCGTCGATCCCTCCGCTGCTCGACATCGGCAGCGAGACGACGCCCATGAACGGTGACATCAAGCTCCTCACGGTCGTGGTCAGCCAGCCCAGCGTCATCGAGGCGGCCATCGCCTGGTGGGACGACGACGTCGAGCTCAACCAACGCCGAACGTTCATCCCCGAGGGCTTCACCCGCCAGGAGTACTTCGAGCTCGAACGTCAGGAGTTCCAGCAGAGCGGGACCATCGCCACGGTCGTAGCGATGCAGCTCGCCGGGCACGAGGTCGTGGTCCGCACACGTCCTGTGGTCGCCGGGGTGATCCCTCAGAGCCCCGCGGACGGCGTGCTCCAGCCCGGCGATCTGATCCTCGAGGTCAACGGCGAGGAGGTCGAGACCGCGGACGAGCTCGCCACCAAGTCCCGTCGCGCGGAGACCGGCGAGAGCATCGAGCTGCACGTGCGTCGGGGGGAGGACGACCGGGAGGTCAGCGTGACCGCCGCACAGGTGCGCGGCATGACGCGCCCCGGGATCGGGGTGTTCGTCGACACGATCGTCTCCGACCTCGAGCTGCCCTTCGAGGTCGCACTCGATCCTGACATCCGCATCGGCGGACCATCGGCCGGGATGATGATCGCGGTCACCATCTACGACCTCGTCAGCGAGGACGACATCGCCGCTGGCCGGGTGATCGTCGGCACCGGCGAGGTGCTGCCCGACGGCAGCGTCGGGAGCATCGGCGGCATCCGCGAGAAGGTCCGTTCCGCCCTCGACGCAGGCGCCGATGTCCTGGTCGTCCCCGAGCAGCAGTTCGAGGCGGCACGCGCGACGGCGCCCGAGGACCTCGAGATCATCGGCGTCGCGAACGTGCGCGAGGCCATCGAAGCACTCGGCGGCACTCCGAACTGA